The genomic region GCGCCGAGTACGACGCCGACGGCACCAGTTACGGGGCCGAGGCGCTGGCCGACGAACTTCACCCTACGTGACCGAAATCGCTTGGCGGCGAGCCCTTTCCGATGAAGAACAGCGTCGGGTCCGCGAGCTGATCGCAGCCGCGGCGTCGGTCGACGGCGTGGCCCCGGTGGGCGATCAGGTGCTGCGCGAACTCGCCGGCGACCGTAGCCGGCACCTGCTGGCCGTCGACGGTGACGACGACGACATCGTCGGCTACCTCAACCTCGCCGCGGCCGACGCGCCCGTGATGGCCGAACTGGTAGTGCACCCACGGGCGAGGCGCCGGGGGGTCGGATCGGCGATGGCACGCACCGCGCTGGCCGAAGGCGGCGACGGCGCGCGGATCTGGGCACACGGCAACCTCGAACCGGCGCGCGCCACTGCAGCGGCACTGGACCTGACGGTGGTGCGCGAACTGCTGCAGATGCGCCGTCCGCTGACCGACCTGCCCGCCGTCGCCATCTCCGACGGCATCCACATCAGGACCTACTCGGGGCCCGAGGACGACGCCGAACTGCTGCGCGTCAACAACGCCGCCTTCGCATGGCACCCCGAGCAGGGTGGGTGGACGGCCGCTGAGATCGCCGAGCGCCGCGGCGAGCCGTGGTTCGACCCCGAAGGGCTGTTCCTCGCGTTCGACGAGCGGACCGACGCGCTGCTCGGCTTCCACTGGACGAAAGTCCACGGCGCTGACCTCGGCGAGGTGTACGTCGTGGGTGTCGACCCGGCGGCGCAGGGTCGCAGGCTCGGCGGAGTCCTCACGCTGACCGGGCTGCACCACCTGGCGAAACGACTGTCGGACAGCTCACAGCCGACGGTGATGCTTTACGTCGAAGCAGATAACTCGGCGGCCGTGAAGACCTACGAAGATCTCGGTTTCGAGAGGTTCGCCGTCGACGCCGCGTACGCCTCGCGTTCACCCTCCAACCAGTGATCAAGGTGAACCTGTTCACCGTTCGTTCACCTTCCATGTGCGATCCGTCCACCACGGCCGCAT from Mycobacterium sp. IDR2000157661 harbors:
- the mshD gene encoding mycothiol synthase; this encodes MTEIAWRRALSDEEQRRVRELIAAAASVDGVAPVGDQVLRELAGDRSRHLLAVDGDDDDIVGYLNLAAADAPVMAELVVHPRARRRGVGSAMARTALAEGGDGARIWAHGNLEPARATAAALDLTVVRELLQMRRPLTDLPAVAISDGIHIRTYSGPEDDAELLRVNNAAFAWHPEQGGWTAAEIAERRGEPWFDPEGLFLAFDERTDALLGFHWTKVHGADLGEVYVVGVDPAAQGRRLGGVLTLTGLHHLAKRLSDSSQPTVMLYVEADNSAAVKTYEDLGFERFAVDAAYASRSPSNQ